From the genome of Burkholderia cepacia ATCC 25416:
TTGCTACGCGGTGCTCGGCATCGTGCATCACCTGTGGCAGCCGGTGCCGAAGGAATTCGACGACTACATCTCGCGGCCGAAGCCGAACGGCTACAAGTCGCTGCATACGGTCGTGATCGGCGATGACGGCCGCGCGTTCGAGGTGCAGATCCGCACGCAGGAGATGCACCGTTTCGCCGAGTACGGCGTCGCCGCGCACTGGCGCTACAAGGAGGCCGGCGCGCGCGGCTACGGCGGCCAGTTCTCGGCGAGCGACAAATACGACGAGAAGATCGCATGGCTGCGGCAGCTGCTCGCGTGGAAGGATGACGTCGAGGACGGCGCGGAAAAGTCGGGCGACAAGGCGTGGGCCCAATTGCGAGAGACGTCGCTCGACGACGACCACATCTACGTGCTGACGCCGCAGGCGCGTGTGATCGCGTTGCCGCAGGGCGCGACGCCGGTCGATTTCGCGTACCACCTGCACAGCGAGCTTGGCCATCGGTGCCGCGGCGCGCGCGTCGACGGCGCGATGGTGCCGCTCAACACGCCGCTCGCAAACGGCCAGACGGTCGAGATCGTCGCGGTGAAGGAGGGCGGGCCGTCGCGCGACTGGCTGAACCTGCAGCTCGGTTACATGAAGAGCCCGCGTGCGCGTCAGAAGGTGCGTGCATGGTTCAACTCGATCGAGCAGGAAGAAAACATCTCGCATGGCCGCGCGCTCGTCGAAAAGACGCTGCAGCGCGAGGGCAAGACATCGGTCAACCTGGATAATCTCGCCGCGAAGCTCGGCTTCAAGTCGCCCGAGGAGCTGTTCTCGGTCGTTGGCAAGGAAGAGTTCAGCCTGCGCAATGTCGAGCACGCGCTGTCCGATGCGCCGCCGCCGGAGCCGGCGCCCGAAGCGCCCGCCGATTTCGAGAAACGCAGCAGCGGCGCGAGCGTGGCGCACGGCGCGTCGACCGGCGTGCTGGTCGTGGGCGTCGACGCGCTGCTGACCCAGCTCGCGCGCTGCTGCCGTCCGGCGCCGCCTGATCCGATCAGCGGTTTCGTCACGCGCGGCAAGGGGATGTCGATCCACCGCACCGATTGCCCGACGTTCCGCCGGATGGTCGAGCGCGCGCCGGAGCGCGTGCTGCAGACGACCTGGTCGGCCGACGTACTCGGCGGGCGCGGTGCGTCCGTCTATCCGGTCGATCTGATGATCGAGGCAAGCGATCGGCAAGGGTTGCTGCGCGATATCTCCGAAGTGTTCGCGCGCGAGAAGATGAACGTGGTCGGTGTGAAGACGCAGAGTCGCCGCAATGCGGCATTCATGCAGTTCACGGTCGAGGTGTCCAACTCGGCGCAGGTGCAGCGCGCGTGCACGCTGCTCGGCGAGGTGCAAGGTGTCGTGAGGGCGGGGCGGAAGGCATGATATGGGGTTGGAGCCCCGTTATTTTGCTGCGACCGCATAAAAACACTTGCCAAGCCGGTAACGGCTCCATATAATCTTAGCTTCTTTAGGCTCGTAGCTCAGCTGGTTAGAGCACCACCTTGACATGGTGGGGGTCGTTGGTTCGAGTCCAATCGAGCCTACCAACGAATTGAGAATGCCCGGTCTCCGGGTGTTCGATGCAGTAAATAACTCAACGCGAACAAGGCGAATACGGTTATGACACCGCGAACGTTGACCGAAACCTTTTCGGAGCGACGCTAGTCGAGGAACCCTTTCGCCCTTTCAGTCTGAGTGAAGTATCGAATGCGGCCCCTCGAAAGCGGGGCCGCATTTTTTTTGTCGCGAAATTTTCCCGCGCGATTTTCATGTCGCGTACCTGGTCTGCCGCCCACTGTCGGCATCACGGAGATTGCTATGGTTTCGATACGCTTGCCTGACGGCTCAGTTCGACAATACGAGCATCCGGTGACAGTTGCCGAGGTTGCAGCCTCGATCGGTCCCGGCCTTGCGAAGGCTGCGCTTGGTGGCAAGCTCGATGGCGAGCTCGTCGATACGTCGGCCGTGATCGACCGCGACGCGTCGCTCGCGATCGTGACCGACAAGGATGCCGATGGCCTCGACATCATTCGCCACTCGACGGCGCACTTGCTCGCATACGCGGTGAAGGAACTGTATCCGGACGCGCAGGTGACGATCGGCCCGGTGATCGACAACGGCTTCTATTACGACTTCTCGTACAACCGTCCGTTTACGCCTGAAGATCTGGAGAAGATCGAAAAGCGCATGCAGGAGCTCGCGAAGAAGGACGAGCCCGTGACGCGCCGTGTCGTGTCGCGCGACGAAGCGGCGGGCTACTTCCGCAGCATCGGCGAGAAGTACAAGGCCGAGATCATCGAATCGATTCCGCAGAGCGACGAAATCAAGCTGTATTCGCACGGCGGCTTTACCGATCTGTGCCGTGGCCCGCACGTACCGTCGACGGGCAAGCTGAAGGTCTTCAAGCTGATGAAGGTCGCGGGCGCGTACTGGCGCGGCGATTCGAAGAACGAGCAGCTGCAGCGCATCTACGGCACGGCCTGGACGAAGAAGGAAGACCAGGACCAGTACCTGCACATGCTCGAGGAAGCGGAAAAGCGTGACCACCGCAAGCTCGGCAAGCAGCTCGACCTGTTCCACATGCAGGAAGAATCGCCGGGCATGGTGTTCTGGCATCCGAAGGGCTGGGCGCTGTGGCAGCAGGTCGAGCAATACATGCGCCGCCGGGTGAACGAAGCCGGCTACCTCGAGATCAAGACGCCGATGATCATGGACCGCTCGCTGTGGGAGGCGTCGGGCCATTGGCAGAACTACCGCGAGAACATGTTCACGACGGAGTCGGAGAAGCGCGACTACGCGATCAAGCCGATGAACTGCCCGGGTCACGTCCAGGTGTTCAAGCACGGCTTGCGCTCGTATCGCGACCTGCCGCTGCGCTATGCGGAATTCGGTTCGTGCCACCGCAACGAGGCATCGGGCGCGCTGCACGGCCTGATGCGCGTGCGCGGCTTCGTGCAGGACGATGCGCACATCTTCTGTACGGAAGACCAGTTCATCTCGGAATCGATCGCGTTCAATACGCTGGCGATGAGCGTGTACAAGGACTTCGGTTTCGATCACATCGACATCAAGCTGTCGCTGCGCCCGGATCAGCGTGCGGGCACGGACGAGACGTGGGATCGTGCCGAGCAGGGCCTGCGCGACGCACTGACCGCCTGCGGTCTGACGTGGGAAGAATTGCCGGGTGAAGGCGCGTTCTACGGTCCGAAGATCGAGTACCACATCAAGGATGCGCTCGGCCGTTCGTGGCAGTGCGGTACGCTGCAGCTCGACATGGTGCTGCCGGAACGCCTCGGCGCCGAGTATGTTGCCGACGACAGCAGCCGTCGCCGGCCGGTGATGTTGCACCGTGCGATCGTCGGTTCGATGGAGCGTTTCCTCGGCATTTTGATCGAGCACCACGCTGGTGCAATGCCTGCCTGGCTCGCGCCGTTCCAGGCAGTTGTGCTCAATATTGCCGAAAGTCAGGCCGAATATGCGCAATCTCTGGCCCAATCGTTGCAAAAACAAGGGGTTAGAGTGACGGCCGATTTGCGCAATGAGAAGATTAGCTATAAAATACGCGAGCACACGCTGGAAAAGGTGCCTTATCTCCTCGTCGTGGGTGATAAGGAGCGTGATGCGCAAACGGTAGCCGTGCGTGCCCGTGGCGGCGTCGATCTTGGCGTGATGCCGGTCGAAGCCTTCGTTGAGCGTCTGCAGGAAGACCTGCGCTCGTTCAAGTAACCGCCCTGGCAGCGCGGCTCGTTTTTTTAATTTTTAGAGGAAACGTAACATCGCTACTGATAAGTCGTCGCATCGCATCAACGGTGAAATCACTGCGCCGGAAGTGCGTCTGGTCGGGATCGAGAACGAACCGCTCGGTATCGTAAAACTCGCTGATGCTTTCCGTAAATCGGAAGAACTGGATGTTGACCTGGTGGAAATCGCGCCGCAAGCGGTTCCCCCGGTTTGCCGTCTGATGGATTACGGCAAGTTCAAGTACCAGGAATCGAAGAAGCAGCACGAAGCGAAGCTGAAGCAGAAGGTCATCCAGGTCAAGGAAGTCAAGTTCCGCCCGGGTACCGATGACGGGGATTACAACGTCAAGCTCCGCAATCTCGTGCGCTTCCTCGAAGAAGGCGACAAGACGAAGATCACGTTGCGTTTCCGCGGTCGCGAAATGGCTCACCAGGAAATCGGTATGCGGATGCTTGAGCGTCTGCGCACGGATCTCGAGGAAGTCGGCCAGGTCGAGCAGATGCCGAAGATGGAAGGGCGCCAGATGATCATGGTGCTCTCGCCGAAGAAAAAGAAGTAACGGGCCCGCGCGCTTCGCGCGCAGGTTCGCAGTGGTTCGGCGCGTTGCCCGGTCAGGGCAACGTGCCAGCAATGACGGCGGCTGCGCAAGCGGTTCGCCGTACACAAGTGGACTGGGTTTCGAAGGGCGGGTCAAGGGCGCAAGCCAACCGCACACCCATCGCCATCTAATAAACTGGAGTTGTTCGTCATGCCTAAGATGAAGACCAAGAAGAGCGCTGCAAAGCGCTTCGTGGTGCGTCCGGGCGGTACCGTCAAGCGCGGTCAAGCCTTCAAGCGTCACATCCTGACCAAGAAAACCACGAAGAACAAGCGCCACCTGCGCGGCGCAACGGCAGTTCATGATTCCGATCTGAACTCCGTCCGCGCGATGCTGCCGTTCGCGTAACCCCTCAATCGATACTCTAAGGAGAGAAACATGCCTCGAGTCAAACGTGGGGTAACCGCACGGGCCCGCCACAAGAAGATCATCAACCTGGCCAAGGGTTATCGCGGTCGCCGCAATAACGTCTACCGCATCGCCAAGCAGGCGGTGATGCGCGCTGGTCAGTACGCATATCGCGATCGTCGCAACAAGAAGCGTGTGTTCCGCGCACTGTGGATTACGCGTATCAACGCGGCGGTTCGTCAGCACGACATGACCTACAGCGTGTTCATCAATGGCCTGAAGAAGGCGTCGATCGAACTCGACCGTAAGGTGCTGGCTGACATGGCGGTGTTCGACAAGGCTGCTTTTGCTGCGATCGTCAAGCAGGTGAAAGCCGCCGTTGCAGCCTAATTGCGAAATTAGCACTGCGTGGTTAGTTGCAGCGATGCTCCGGTAGTTTCGGCCGCTGCAGCGAAAACGGGGCTCTTCCGAGCCCCTTTTTTGTTTGGTGTGCGATTTCGCTCGCCAAGACCGAATGACGTTGGAAATGATGGGATCTATGGATCTGGACCAGATTGTCGCCGACGCGCAGCAGTCCTTCGAACAGGCTGCCGACATCACCACGCTCGAAAACGAGAAAGCACGATTTCTCGGCAAGTCGGGTGCGCTGACCGAGTTGCTGAAGGGCCTCGGCAAGCTCGATCCCGAAGCACGCAAGACCGAAGGCGCACGCATCAACGTCGCGAAGCAGCAGGTTGAAGCCGCGCTGACCGCACGCCGTCAGGCACTGGCCGACGCGCTGCTGAACCAGCGCCTCGCCGCCGAGTCGATCGACGTGACGTTGCCGGGCCGCGGCGCCGGTGCGGGCAGCCTGCACCCCGTGATGCGCACGTGGGAGCGTGTCGAACAGATTTTCGGCTCGATCGGCTTCGATGTGGCAGACGGCCCCGAAATCGAGACCGACTGGTACAACTTCACATCGCTGAACAGCCCGGAGAACCATCCGGCGCGTTCGATGCAGGACACCTTCTACGTCGAAGGCAAGGATGCCGACGGCCGCCAGCTGCTGCTGCGCACGCACACGAGCCCGATGCAGGTGCGTTACGCGCGCATGAACCGTCCGCCGATCAAGGTGATCGCGCCGGGCCGCACGTATCGCGTCGACAGCGATGCGACCCACTCGCCGATGTTCAATCAGGTCGAGGGGCTGTGGATCGACGAAAACATCAGCTTCGCCGATCTCAAGGGCGTCTATACCGACTTCCTGAAAAAATTCTTCGAGCGCGACGACATCCTCGTGCGCTTCCGTCCGTCGTATTTCCCGTTCACGGAACCGTCGGCCGAGATCGACATGATGTTCGAGCAAGGCAAGAACGCCGGCAAGTGGCTCGAGATTTCCGGTTCGGGGCAGGTGCATCCGACCGTGATTCGCAACATGGGCCTCGATCCCGAGCGCTACATCGGCTTCGCGTTCGGCAGCGGCCTCGAGCGCCTGACGATGCTGCGCTACGGCGTCCAGGATCTCCGGCTGTTCTTCGAGAACGACCTGCGTTTCCTGCGCCAGTTCGCGTAACGCCGCGCGCCGCGCCGACCTGTGCCCGTGCACACCCCGACGGACGATCCGACGGGGCCCGGGCGTCGATCTAACCTGTTTCGAACGTAGACATCCATGCAATTCCCTGAATCCTGGTTGAGAACCTTTGTCGACCCGCAGCTGACGACCGACGAACTGTCGCACGCGCTGACGATGGCGGGGCTCGAAGTCGAATCGCTGAGCAAGGCTGCGCCGCCGACGTCGAAGATCGTCGTCGGCCGCGTGCTCGAAGTCGTCAAGCATCCGGATGCGGACAAGCTCAATGTCTGCCAGGTCGATGCCGGCACCGGCGCGACGCTGAATATCGTCTGCGGCGCACCGAACGTCGCGCCCGGCATCAAGGTGCCGGTCGCGCTGGTCGGCGCGGAGCTGCCGCCGGCGGAAGAGGGTGGCAAGCCGTTCGCGATCAAGCTGTCGAAGCTGCGCGGCGTGGAGAGCCAGGGGATGCTGTGCTCGGCACGTGAACTGAAGCTGTCCGAGGATCACAGCGGCCTGCTGGTGCTGCCGGAAGATACACCGGTCGGCCAGGACATCCGCGAGACGCTCAATCTCGACGACACGATCTTCGAAATCAAGCTGACGCCGAACAAGGCCGACTGCCTGTCCGTGTTCGGCATTGCGCGCGAGACGGCCGCGATCACCGGTGCGCCGCTGACGCCGGTCGATATCCGCCCGGTGCGCGTCGAACTCGACGAAACGCTGCCGGTGCGCATTGCCGCCCCCGATCTGTGCGGTCGCTTCTCGGGTCGCGTGATCCGCGGCGTGAACGCGCGTGCGAAGACCCCGCGGTGGATGATCGAGCGCCTCGAGCGCTCCGGCCAGCGCAGCGTGTCGGCGCTCGTCGACATCTCGAACTACGTGATGTTCGAGCTCGGCCGCCCGTCGCACGTGTTCGATCTCGACAAGATCCACGGTGGCATCGAGGTGCGCTGGGGCAAGCGCGGCGAATCGCTGAAGCTGCTCAACGGCAACACGGTCGAACTCGACGAAACGGTCGGCGTCATTTCGGATGACCGCCAGGTCGAAAGCCTGGCCGGCATCATGGGCGGCGACAGCACGGCCGTCACGCTCGACACGACCAACATCTACCTGGAAGCCGCGTTCTGGTGGCCGGACAGCATCCGCGGCCGCGCGCGCAAGTACAACTTCTCGACCGATGCGGCTCATCGCTTCGAGCGCGGCGTCGATTACGCGACGACCGTCGAGCACGTCGAGCGCATCACGCAGCTGATCCTCGAGATCTGCGGCGGCAAGGCCGGCCCGGTCGACGATCAGTCCGTGAACCTGCCGCAGCGCGCGCCGGTGAAGATGCGCGTGTCGCGCGCGAACCGCATCATCGGCGTGCAGATCGGCGCCGACGAGATCGCCAGCATCTTCACGCGCCTCGGCCTGCCGTTCGAGCGTGAAGACGACGCGTTCCTCGTCACGCCGCCGTCGCATCGCTTCGACATCGAGATCGAGGAAGACCTGATCGAGGAGGTCGCGCGGATCTACGGCTTCGAGAAGATCCCGGCGCGTCCGCCGGTCGCGACGAGCGAAATGCGCGCGACCAACGAGACGCGGCGTTCGATCCACGATGTCCGTCACGCGCTCGCCGCGCGCGACTACGCGGAAACCGTCAACTTCAGCTTCGTCGATGCGGAGTGGGAGCAGGATTTCGCGGGCAACGACCAGCCGATCCGCCTGCTGAACCCGATCGCGAGCCAGCTCTCGGTGATGCGCACGACGCTGTTCGGCAGCCTGATTTCCGTGCTGCGCCACAACCTGAACCGCCGTGCAGATCGCGTGCGCGTGTTCGAGGCTGGCCGTGTGTTCCTCGCCGATGCGTCGGCGAAGGCCGGCGAGCTGACGGTCGAGGGCTACGTGCAGCCGAAGCGCGTCGGTGCGCTTGCCTATGGCCCGGTGCTCGACGAGCAGTGGGGCGTGGCGACCCGTGCGGTCGATTTCTTCGACGTGAAGGGCGATCTCGAGGCGCTGCTCGCGCCGGCAGCCGCACGCGTCGTGAAGGCGGAGCATCCGGCCCTCCATCCGGGGCGCAGCGCGCGAATCGAAGTTGACGGCCGTGCGGTTGGCTGGATCGGCGAGTTGCACCCGCGCCTGATGCAGAAGTACGAGCTGCCGCACGCTCCGGTGATGTTCGAAATCGACGCGGACGCGCTGATTGCGCGTGCGTTGCCCACGCCGACCGAGGTGTCGAAATTCCCGCCGGTTCGTCGCGATATCGCCGTTGTCGTCGATCAGGCGGTCGAGGTTCAGGCACTTTTCGACGAAATGAAGAAGGCGCTTGCCGAAGAGGCCTGCCGATTCGTTCAGAAGGTTGTACTCTTCGACGAATTTCGTGCAAAATCAAATACTTCCGGTGGCCTTGCCGCGCACGAGAAGAGCCTTGCCTTCCGCGTGACGCTGCAGGACGCGGCTGGCACGCTACAGGACGAGGTCGTCGATCAGGCGATCCAGGCGCTGGTCGAGCGGATGGCTCGCGCCGGTGCGCGCCTGCGCGGCTAAGGAGGAGGTCCGCCCGCTCGCGGGCGGCCTTTTCCGATCGTAAGTTTTGATTTAACGCGCTGTATGGCAGATATGAACGACATGACCTCGAGTGAATTCGAAGCCCTCCTGACGGCGCAACGCAGCGCCATGAACCGCGATGCTTCGGCGCCGGCGTCCACCGAGACGCCCACGCTGACGAAAGCGGAGCTGGCGGAGTTGCTGTTCGACAGCGTCGGGCTGAACAAGCGTGAAGCGAAGGACATGGTCGAGGCGTTTTTCGAGGTGATTCGCGACGCGCTCGAAAACGGCGAAAGCGTCAAGCTGTCGGGGTTCGGTAATTTCCAGCTGCGCGACAAGCCGCAGCGTCCGGGCCGCAATCCGAAGACGGGCGAGGCGATTCCGATCGCCGCCCGCCGGGTGGTAACCTTCCACGCGAGCCAGAAGCTGAAGGCGCTGGTCGAAAACGGCGCGGAGTAAGCCCCCGCGCGCTGACGTCCCCGCGCGGCCGCCGCGCACCCTTTACCGACGGTTAACCGACGATGACCACTACGGTTGAGAAAGTCGTCTTGCCTCCGATTCCCGCGAAGCGCTACTTCACGATCGGTGAAGTCAGCGAGCTGTGCGGGGTCAAGCCGCATGTGCTGCGTTATTGGGAACAGGAATTTACTCAACTGCGGCCGGTGAAGCGGCGTGGCAATCGTCGGTATTACCAGCACCATGAAGTGCTGCTGATCCGGCGGATTCGCGAGTTGTTGTACGAGCAGGGATTCACGATCAACGGCGCGCGCAACCGGCTCGATTCGCCGGGCGGCGAGCGGGCCGCGCCGGCGCCCGTCGAGCCGGAGGCCCAGGCCGCCGATGCGCGCACACCGGGCAAGCCGGGCGCAACCGTCGACGTAATTGCATTGCGGCAGGCGCTGCTCGACGTGATCGATGGACTGAAGCACGACTGAGTAAATGAAAAGCCCGGTTGGCGACGCGCCACCGGGCTTTTTGCTGCGCGTCGCGCATGCACATCAACGCGATGCGAGCGGATTCTTTTGGCCCATGTCGACGACCAGCGTGCCGTCCGGCAGCATCCGCACGGAACCTTGCGCGACCTGGCTGCGGTAGCCGTACAGGTCGAAACGCATCGGGCCGGCCTCGGCCGAATTCCTGATCAGCGCGCGCACGTTCAGTTCGAGCACGTTGAACATCTTCATGTCGCCGCCTTCCATCCACATGTAGCTCGGCGCATCGATCTGCGGCCGTTGCGGCGCAGGCGAGCCCGCCAGACGCCTGAACGTGAGGCGCAGCCCGTCGCGCTCGACCGTTGCCTGGCCGAGCTTGCCGTTCAGCACGGGGGGCGGGAACACGGTGTACTGGTCGAGCACGAGCGTGTCGCCGCGCAGTTCCGCGCCGCGACGCTGCAACGGCGTCAGCGAAGCGAGCTCGATGCCGAGCGAACGCAGCAGCTTCGCCTGCGGAATCCCGAGCACCGACACCTGGGATGGCTTGAACGCGAGATGCCGGTCGTCGAGCACGGACAGCGAGCCCTTCATGTCGGTCGGCAGCCAGACGCCGGGCACATGGTTCCACAGCTTGATGCCGCCCTGGACACGCAGGTTCGTGCCGTCCGCGCTCAGCTGCAGGTCATTGAGCGAGCGCGGCGAGTAGTCGAGCAGATAGTCGTTGAAGAGCGCGGACATCGCCTTCCACGACTCGACGACCGTGCCGCCGAGAATCCGGATGTCGTACTGGTTCGGGTCGTCGAGATCGACGGGTTCGCCGGGCCGCTTCGATACGAGTTCCACGTCGAGATCCTCGACGTGAAAGCCGATATCCCCGGACAGGTTGAAATCGACGTTGCGCAGATGGATCGTCGGGTTGCGGTTCGACACGTGCCGCTCGTTGAACGGCGTGGTCGATGTGCGCCGCATGGCGACCTTCTGCATGCCGGGGTGCGTGGCGTTCGCCGCGAGTGCGTAGGCTTCCCAGTGCTGGCGTATGTCACGCAGCGCAGTCTGCTGCGCGGCGAGGAAGCTGTCGTTCAGGCGCGCGGCCGCGTTGCCGAGCAGCGCGCCGCTGGCCGGGCCCGTGTACGAAGGCATCCGGATCGCCATCGCACCGCTTTCGTCGAAATTGAAGTAACCGGCCGACACCTGGTCGCGATAGTGATACAGGTCGAACACGAAAGTCTGGTCGCGCTTCGCCGGGTCGACCGGGCCGATCAGGATGTCCGCGTTCATCGGCATCGAGCGCATGAACTTCACGTCGCCGCCTCGAATGTACATGGCTTGCTGGGGCGCATTCGCAGGCATCGCGAAGCCGGCGTGCGTGCCGTCGTCGAGCTTCAGGTCGAGGCCGGCCGGTGTCACGCGCACCGCGGTGATCGTGAGTTTCAGGCGCGGCGGCGGCATCAGCTTGTCGACCGACATCACGAGATCGTCGCCGGCGAGTTGCGCGATCGGCGTCTGGACTTTCAGCAAGTCGGCCATTTTCACGTTGGCCGCGCGCATCACCGGCTGCGCGTTGATGCCCGAAACGCGCACCCCCGTCGGATGGAACACGAGCTGGCTGCCGTCGCGGATCGCGAGCGTGCCGGTCAGCGAGAACGGCACCCAGCCGTCGCGCTGCATCTCGCCTTGGAGGTGAATCACGCCGTCGCCGGCCGACACGGCGAGCTTGCGCAGCGGCGCGTTGCGGTAGCCGAAGATGTAGGTGTTGAAGAGCGCGGTCAGCTTCGCGTTGTCGAGCGTGACCGTGCCTTCATGCACGTCGATCTCGAAACTCGTCGGATCGTCGAACACGATCGGCGCGCCGGCCTGCGTCGGCACCAGCGTGGCGGACAACTGATGGATGAAGAAGCCGAGG
Proteins encoded in this window:
- the pheS gene encoding phenylalanine--tRNA ligase subunit alpha, with the protein product MDLDQIVADAQQSFEQAADITTLENEKARFLGKSGALTELLKGLGKLDPEARKTEGARINVAKQQVEAALTARRQALADALLNQRLAAESIDVTLPGRGAGAGSLHPVMRTWERVEQIFGSIGFDVADGPEIETDWYNFTSLNSPENHPARSMQDTFYVEGKDADGRQLLLRTHTSPMQVRYARMNRPPIKVIAPGRTYRVDSDATHSPMFNQVEGLWIDENISFADLKGVYTDFLKKFFERDDILVRFRPSYFPFTEPSAEIDMMFEQGKNAGKWLEISGSGQVHPTVIRNMGLDPERYIGFAFGSGLERLTMLRYGVQDLRLFFENDLRFLRQFA
- the infC gene encoding translation initiation factor IF-3, whose product is MATDKSSHRINGEITAPEVRLVGIENEPLGIVKLADAFRKSEELDVDLVEIAPQAVPPVCRLMDYGKFKYQESKKQHEAKLKQKVIQVKEVKFRPGTDDGDYNVKLRNLVRFLEEGDKTKITLRFRGREMAHQEIGMRMLERLRTDLEEVGQVEQMPKMEGRQMIMVLSPKKKK
- the rplT gene encoding 50S ribosomal protein L20, which translates into the protein MPRVKRGVTARARHKKIINLAKGYRGRRNNVYRIAKQAVMRAGQYAYRDRRNKKRVFRALWITRINAAVRQHDMTYSVFINGLKKASIELDRKVLADMAVFDKAAFAAIVKQVKAAVAA
- a CDS encoding RelA/SpoT family protein codes for the protein MTESVSASPVAAPSFDDVLAFVRERAGDARLSSGELLADHSAGTASIMRTLNVDPPAMQAAALFVLTPHLSDPERELTERFGDEVARLVSDVRKLLRLGTVSLRAAQNAVPDAGRDTAEERRTQIEALRKMLLAFAQDIRVVLIRLASRLQSLRYYAAAKIEPPPDVARETLEIYAPLANRLGIWQLKWELEDLAFRFEDPVTYKRIAKLLDEKRIEREAYVTQAIDRLQQELADAHIQADVSGRPKHIYSIWRKMRGKELDFSELYDVRAFRVIVPDIKDCYAVLGIVHHLWQPVPKEFDDYISRPKPNGYKSLHTVVIGDDGRAFEVQIRTQEMHRFAEYGVAAHWRYKEAGARGYGGQFSASDKYDEKIAWLRQLLAWKDDVEDGAEKSGDKAWAQLRETSLDDDHIYVLTPQARVIALPQGATPVDFAYHLHSELGHRCRGARVDGAMVPLNTPLANGQTVEIVAVKEGGPSRDWLNLQLGYMKSPRARQKVRAWFNSIEQEENISHGRALVEKTLQREGKTSVNLDNLAAKLGFKSPEELFSVVGKEEFSLRNVEHALSDAPPPEPAPEAPADFEKRSSGASVAHGASTGVLVVGVDALLTQLARCCRPAPPDPISGFVTRGKGMSIHRTDCPTFRRMVERAPERVLQTTWSADVLGGRGASVYPVDLMIEASDRQGLLRDISEVFAREKMNVVGVKTQSRRNAAFMQFTVEVSNSAQVQRACTLLGEVQGVVRAGRKA
- the thrS gene encoding threonine--tRNA ligase — its product is MVSIRLPDGSVRQYEHPVTVAEVAASIGPGLAKAALGGKLDGELVDTSAVIDRDASLAIVTDKDADGLDIIRHSTAHLLAYAVKELYPDAQVTIGPVIDNGFYYDFSYNRPFTPEDLEKIEKRMQELAKKDEPVTRRVVSRDEAAGYFRSIGEKYKAEIIESIPQSDEIKLYSHGGFTDLCRGPHVPSTGKLKVFKLMKVAGAYWRGDSKNEQLQRIYGTAWTKKEDQDQYLHMLEEAEKRDHRKLGKQLDLFHMQEESPGMVFWHPKGWALWQQVEQYMRRRVNEAGYLEIKTPMIMDRSLWEASGHWQNYRENMFTTESEKRDYAIKPMNCPGHVQVFKHGLRSYRDLPLRYAEFGSCHRNEASGALHGLMRVRGFVQDDAHIFCTEDQFISESIAFNTLAMSVYKDFGFDHIDIKLSLRPDQRAGTDETWDRAEQGLRDALTACGLTWEELPGEGAFYGPKIEYHIKDALGRSWQCGTLQLDMVLPERLGAEYVADDSSRRRPVMLHRAIVGSMERFLGILIEHHAGAMPAWLAPFQAVVLNIAESQAEYAQSLAQSLQKQGVRVTADLRNEKISYKIREHTLEKVPYLLVVGDKERDAQTVAVRARGGVDLGVMPVEAFVERLQEDLRSFK
- a CDS encoding integration host factor subunit alpha; the encoded protein is MNDMTSSEFEALLTAQRSAMNRDASAPASTETPTLTKAELAELLFDSVGLNKREAKDMVEAFFEVIRDALENGESVKLSGFGNFQLRDKPQRPGRNPKTGEAIPIAARRVVTFHASQKLKALVENGAE
- the rpmI gene encoding 50S ribosomal protein L35; translation: MPKMKTKKSAAKRFVVRPGGTVKRGQAFKRHILTKKTTKNKRHLRGATAVHDSDLNSVRAMLPFA
- a CDS encoding MerR family transcriptional regulator, yielding MTTTVEKVVLPPIPAKRYFTIGEVSELCGVKPHVLRYWEQEFTQLRPVKRRGNRRYYQHHEVLLIRRIRELLYEQGFTINGARNRLDSPGGERAAPAPVEPEAQAADARTPGKPGATVDVIALRQALLDVIDGLKHD
- the pheT gene encoding phenylalanine--tRNA ligase subunit beta, whose amino-acid sequence is MQFPESWLRTFVDPQLTTDELSHALTMAGLEVESLSKAAPPTSKIVVGRVLEVVKHPDADKLNVCQVDAGTGATLNIVCGAPNVAPGIKVPVALVGAELPPAEEGGKPFAIKLSKLRGVESQGMLCSARELKLSEDHSGLLVLPEDTPVGQDIRETLNLDDTIFEIKLTPNKADCLSVFGIARETAAITGAPLTPVDIRPVRVELDETLPVRIAAPDLCGRFSGRVIRGVNARAKTPRWMIERLERSGQRSVSALVDISNYVMFELGRPSHVFDLDKIHGGIEVRWGKRGESLKLLNGNTVELDETVGVISDDRQVESLAGIMGGDSTAVTLDTTNIYLEAAFWWPDSIRGRARKYNFSTDAAHRFERGVDYATTVEHVERITQLILEICGGKAGPVDDQSVNLPQRAPVKMRVSRANRIIGVQIGADEIASIFTRLGLPFEREDDAFLVTPPSHRFDIEIEEDLIEEVARIYGFEKIPARPPVATSEMRATNETRRSIHDVRHALAARDYAETVNFSFVDAEWEQDFAGNDQPIRLLNPIASQLSVMRTTLFGSLISVLRHNLNRRADRVRVFEAGRVFLADASAKAGELTVEGYVQPKRVGALAYGPVLDEQWGVATRAVDFFDVKGDLEALLAPAAARVVKAEHPALHPGRSARIEVDGRAVGWIGELHPRLMQKYELPHAPVMFEIDADALIARALPTPTEVSKFPPVRRDIAVVVDQAVEVQALFDEMKKALAEEACRFVQKVVLFDEFRAKSNTSGGLAAHEKSLAFRVTLQDAAGTLQDEVVDQAIQALVERMARAGARLRG